From a region of the Castanea sativa cultivar Marrone di Chiusa Pesio chromosome 10, ASM4071231v1 genome:
- the LOC142612653 gene encoding putative uridine kinase C227.14: MEVSLSPTTSGAFSESLLLKRVKLPLWNQCIVSISPIRVKASPLLAQTGILIGKGNSVKVLCSQKKEISVVEGRCIDEIYDDLAKRLLLPAAVASNPNLKHIVGLAGPPGSGKSTLASEVAQRVNKLWPLKASSLDSQVRALDVATVLPMDGFHLYRSQLDAMENPEEAHARRGAPWTFNPELLLSCLQTLRNQGSVYVPSFDHGIGDPVEDDIFVSLQHKVVIVEGNYLLLDDGVWKEISSIFNEKWFIEVDIDTAMQRVQKRHISTGKPPDVAKWRIEYNDRPNAELIIKSKRNADLVIKSVDF, from the exons ATGGAGGTCTCCTTGTCTCCGACAACATCGGGAGCTTTTTCAG AGTCATTGCTGCTTAAAAGGGTTAAACTTCCTTTATGGAATCAATGTATAGTGTCCATTTCACCAATTAGAGTAAAAGCCTCACCTTTATTAGCTCAAACTGGAATTCTGATTGGGAAGGGCAACAGTGTGAAG GTTTTATGCagtcaaaagaaagaaatttcgGTAGTGGAGGGCAG GTGTATTGATGAAATATATGATGATTTAGCCAAACGTCTTCTTCTTCCAGCAGCGGTAGCATCGAATCCCAATTTGAA ACACATTGTGGGTTTAGCTGGTCCTCCTGGCTCTGGAAAGAGCACTTTAGCATCTGAAGTAGCACAACGTGTCAACAAATTATGGCCCCTGAAagcttcttcacttgattcccAAGTTAGGGCTCTAGACGTGGCTACAGTTCTTCCCATGGATGGGTTTCATCTTTATCGTTCTCAGCTGGATGCAATGGAG AATCCAGAGGAAGCCCATGCAAGAAGGGGTG CTCCATGGACATTTAATCCGGAACTTCTACTTTCATGTCTCCAGACTCTAAGAAATCAG GGATCAGTTTATGTGCCGTCATTTGACCATGGCATTGGGGATCCAGTGGAAGATGATATCTTTGTGAGCCTTCA gcaCAAAGTGGTTATAGTAGAAGGAAACTATTTATTACTGGACGATGGGGTTTGGAAAGAGATATCATCTATATTTAATGAGAAGTG gtTCATTGAGGTTGATATTGACACAGCAATGCAACGAGTTCAAAAGAGACATATTTCAACAG GAAAGCCCCCAGATGTTGCTAAATGGCGG ATAGAATACAATGACCGGCCCAATGCAGAGCTCATAATCAAGTCAAAGAGGAATGCAGATTTAGTAATAAAATCTGTTGACTTCTGA
- the LOC142613393 gene encoding auxin-induced protein AUX28-like: MEVGSNKEKKMGFEETELRLGLPGNIGGSEGEVARKRGFSQTQTQADTTTTHVDLKLNLSSKEPTAAGMNLNEKANTLQKEKNLLATDPAKPPAKAQVVGWPPVRSFRKNILAVQKGSSEESEKASGNAAFVKVSVDGAPYLRKVDLKMYQSYQKLSDALGKMFSSFTIGNCGSQGMKDFMNESKLMDLLNSSDYVPTYEDKDGDWMLVGDVPWEMFVDSCKRVRIMKGTEAIGLAPRAMEKCKNRS, from the exons atggAAGTTGGGTCCAATAAGGAGAAGAAGATGGGTTTTGAAGAGACAGAGTTGAGGCTAGGGTTGCCAGGAAATATTGGAGGAAGTGAAGGTGAGGTGGCGAGGAAGAGAGGTTTTTCTCAGACTCAGACTCAGGCTGATACCACTACTACCCATGTGGATTTGAAGCTTAATCTTTCTTCAAAGGAACCTACTGCTGCTGGGATGAATTTGAATGAGAAAGCAAACACCCTTCAGAAAGAGAAGAACCTTCTTGCCACTGATCCAGCTAAGCCTCCAGCTAA GGCACAAGTTGTGGGTTGGCCACCGGTTCGATCTTTCCGAAAGAATATACTGGCTGTCCAAAAGGGCAGCTCCGAGGAGAGTGAGAAGGCTAGTGGCAATGCAGCCTTTGTGAAGGTTAGCGTGGATGGTGCACCTTATCTTCGTAAAGTAGACTTAAAGATGTACCAGAGTTACCAAAAGCTCTCTGATGCCTTAGGAAAAATGTTCAGTTCCTTCACTATTG GAAATTGTGGATCTCAAGGAATGAAAGATTTCATGAATGAGAGCAAGCTTATGGATCTTTTGAACAGTTCTGATTATGTTCCAACTTATGAAGACAAGGACGGTGACTGGATGCTTGTTGGCGATGTTCCATGGGA GATGTTTGTTGATTCATGCAAGCGTGTACGCATAATGAAAGGAACAGAGGCAATTGGACTCG CGCCAAGAGCCATGGAGAAATGCAAGAACAGAAGCTAA